From the Syngnathoides biaculeatus isolate LvHL_M chromosome 10, ASM1980259v1, whole genome shotgun sequence genome, one window contains:
- the sfi1 gene encoding protein SFI1 homolog isoform X1: protein MEKKSRQSNLQRGTLHSVRFSVDTKACRVQSRNIPYIVGYSWDNCERIKELRIRHLARKFLKIWTRNTFGRKLPHGAKCHYDSVLLRKTFQGWKDECWESGRGWSLSVRAEYHYRYNLLYVTFRSWQTFMSLQIEKKRRIQKAQEFDDKRRMRQIWDKWKIFIQRNRQKSRARQIAQEQHRRTRLLSVWCLWKMRLQEHQNICTMGDQGLMHGGLNLHSKAFLQQKELQSAPCPKIQKESEASLHFSSTATKKSLHEWQSVVSCQQHQKPFKAVAKHLACLHLMRRSWSVWRHEWDRKQKEEERLQASGQLAGRASQRRALLHWKAYVTWRKQKADKGQMASQHHHHRLQRALLQGLSLNVSQNKAKRLNNNTAVQHLHRTVLNKHWKLWKERLEETEDKPFQALTDLALTNYRTHLLSRCFDHWSEKFAHQRHMQELEWRADVWFEEHLLAHYFNSWCKYILQRRMKKDRREKAVFYHKQRLCTWVLCTWRQQSENHKDEMLSLRIAILHEEQGHVQRAWARWRKRTKQLQEKHQQASERHYPQSLPHVSLEQREDATSEFQARTNDRQACRQGELYNVRWALDRWKKFVQRQKLTKVQRCHENRIGKHSFEPWKLHDTLKTFEPTERALWHWALTLQAKMLYGWRLWVIKKRRKKVEAFEAARVNKIQPQKVFLALGEELKDGVSGRHQKGKVLNSPQSSFNQVELLRRERISTEKARKHYNSKLLCKALRAWKTQHQTRLKYQGMKRQGILLLRLKMYRTYFALWRRKLQFKLKVSEQTEQALWHWALTLQAKVLHAWRLWAAEQRRRKTEGGEAARVVEDHPQGAGMTRVMTDSKPVNDIRRSLQELGTQREEEPACSQWEEKQRLHIQKVVKCCAMRWKRRALCKPLKKTVTFCNPDPKPVSRSDTEESDTDDSELIHPIMRRQTRRCEELFEASLSVLPYDGCQHSAGAAQQLREHISSSRTALLALSSSPLRRPFIPFSGDERLVPPQKAPISITDRTQAQRELLMPPTAFMSTENRGQWGRASVLTMEPSIEHFSSQPSDVHARELSGESATNRSSSLISELMSIQQDMKSFLQDRKQLRLWQRVKNVLQTWLQTSGKEEMDNRAVCQQVKELEERIERLSFELGTRRLTMRFHAERLQHLQAVLDCSGFSSLCRQARM, encoded by the exons atggaaaaaaaatcgagACAGTCGAATCTCCAAAGAGGCACATTACACAGCGTCAGATTTAGTGTCGATACCAAAGCGTGTAGAGTTCAAAGCAGGAATATTCCTTATATTGTTGGATACAGTTGGGACAATTGTGAAAGAATTAAGGAGCTGAGAATAAG ACACTTGGCAAGAAAGTTCCTAAAAATATGGACACGGAACACTTTTGGTCGAAAACTTCCTCATGGAGCCAA GTGTCATTATGACAGTGTGCTACTGAGAAAAACATTCCAGGGATGGAAAGACGAGTGTTGGGAATCCGGGAGGGGCTGGAGTCTTTCAGTACGTGCAGAGTATCATTACAG GTATAACCTGCTGTACGTGACATTCCGAAGCTGGCAAACTTTTATGTCACTGCAAATAGAAAAGAAGAGGCGAATTCAAAAAGCTCAAGAATTTG ACGATAAGCGCCGTATGCGTCAGATTTGGGATAAGTGGAAGATTTTCATCCAAAGAAATCGGCAGAAAAGCAGAGCACGTCAAATAGCTCAAGAGCAACACAGGCGGACTCGTCTTCT TTCAGTATGGTGTTTGTGGAAGATGAGGCTCCAAGAGCATCAAAACATTTGCACTATGGGTGACCAAGGCTTAATGCACGGAGGATTGAATCTACATAGCAAG GCATTTCTTCAGCAAAAAGAGCTGCAATCTGCTCCTTgtcccaaaatacagaaagaaTCTGAagcttcacttcacttcagcaGCACAGCGACAAAGAAATCATTGCATGAGTGGCAAAGCGTCGTCTCCTGTCAGCAGCACCAGAAACCATTTAAAG CCGTAGCAAAGCACCTCGCCTGTCTTCACCTGATGAGGCGGAGCTGGAGTGTGTGGAGGCACGAGTGGGATCGCAAACAGAAGGAGGAAGAACGTTTGCAAGCTTCAGGGCAGCTGGCAGGTCGGGCATCTCAGCGGCGAGCCCTCCTGCACTGGAAGGCAT ATGTGACATGGCGCAAACAAAAAGCCGATAAGGGCCAAATGGCAAGTCAACATCACCACCATCGCTTGCAG CGTGCTTTACTTCAGGGTCTATCTTTGAACGTGTCCCAGAACAAAGCTAAACGGCTAAATAACAATACTGCAGTTCAACATCTTCACCGGACT GTCCTAAATAAACATTGGAAGCTGTGGAAAGAGCGACTGGAGGAGACTGAAGACAAACCTTTCCAAGCTCTGACAGACCTGGCATTGACCAACTACAG GACGCATCTGTTGAGTCGCTGTTTTGACCACTGGAGCGAGAAATTTGCACACCAAAGACATATGCAG GAGCTGGAATGGCGTGCTGATGTTTGGTTTGAAGAGCACCTTTTGGCCCATTATTTCAATTCGTGGTGTAAATATATTCTGCAGAGAAGAATGAAGAAGGACAGGAGAGAGAAGGCAGTTTTCTACCATAA ACAGCGCCTGTGCACTTGGGTGTTGTGCACCTGGCGGCAACAGTCAGAGAACCACAAGGACGAGATGCTGTCGTTGCGAATA GCCATTCTCCACGAAGAGCAAGGCCACGTGCAGAGAGCCTGGGCTCGATGGAGGAAACGGACGAAGCAGCTGCAGGAGAAGCACCAGCAGGCGTCTGAACGTCATTACCCGCAAAGTCTTCCCCACGTCTCGTTGGAGCAGAGGGAAGACGCCACCAGTGAGTTCCAGGCCAG GACCAATGACCGGCAAGCTTGTCGCCAGGGTGAACTTTACAACGTCAGATGGGCTTTGGATAGGTGGAAAAAG TTTGTTCAGAGACAGAAATTGACAAAGGTTCAGCGGTGCCACGAAAACAGAATTGGCAAGCACAGCTTCGAGCCCTGGAAG CTCCACGACACACTCAAAACATTTGAGCCGACAGAACGAGCACTTTGGCATTGGGCCCTCACTCTTCAAGCCAAG ATGCTGTATGGGTGGAGGCTGTGGGTCATAAAGAAGCGCAGGAAGAAGGTGGAGGCGTTTGAAGCTGCTCGGGTGAACAAAATCCAGCCGCAGAAG GTGTTCCTGGCCTTGGGAGAAGAATTAAAGGATGGGGTTTCTGGCCGGCACCAGAAGGGAAAAGTACTCAACAGTCCTCAGAGTTCTTTCAATCAAG TGGAGTTGCTGCGGAGGGAGCGAATAAGCACGGAAAAAGCCCGGAAGCATTACAACTCCAAACTGCTGTGCAAAGCGCTGAGAGCGTGGAAGACGCAGCACCAAACCCGCCTCAAATATCAG GGGATGAAACGACAAGGAATCTTGTTGCTGAGACTGAAGATGTACCGGACCTACTTTGCACTCTGGAGGAGGAAG CTCCAGTTCAAACTCAAAGTGTCTGAGCAGACCGAGCAAGCGCTCTGGCATTGGGCCCTCACTCTTCAAGCCAAG GTGCTGCACGCGTGGAGGCTGTGGGCCGCAGAGCAGCGTAGGAGGAAGACGGAGGGGGGGGAAGCCGCTCGGGTGGTTGAAGACCACCCGCAGGGTGCGGGCATGACACGCGTCATGACAGACAGCAAACCCGTGAATGACATCAGAAGGAGCCTGCAAGAGCTTGGAACACAACGAGAAGAAGAACCAGCGTGTTCACAATGGGAGGAAAAA CAAAGGCTCCATATTCAGAAGGTGGTGAAGTGTTGCGCAATGAGGTGGAAGCGGCGGGCCCTTTGCAAGCCACTAAAAAAGACGGTGACCTTTTGTAATCCTGATCCGAAACCTGTTTCTCGATCTGACACGGAGGAAAGCGACACAGACGACAGTGAGCT AATCCATCCCATAATGCGACGCCAGACTCGACGCTGCGAGGAACTGTTTGAGGCCTCACTGAGCGTATTGCCATATGACGG CTGTCAACATTCTGCCGGAGCAGCCCAACAACTGCGGGAGCACATTTCTTCATCCCGGACGGCTCTACTTGCACTGTCATCCTCTCCCCTCCGTCGTCCTTTCATTCCGTTCAGCGGAGACGAGCGTCTTGTGCCACCCCAGAAAGCTCCCATTTCCATCACGGACCGGACTCAGGCACAGCGTGAGCTGCTAATGCCTCCCACTGCTTTCATGAGCACAGAAAACAGAGGACAG TGGGGACGTGCCAGCGTTCTAACAATGGAACCCAGTATAgaacatttttcatcacaacCTTCAG ACGTACACGCGAGAGAACTTAGCGGAGAGTCGGCGACCAATCGAAGCTCATCGCTGATAAGTGAGCTGATGAGCATCCAGCAGGACATGAAGAGCTTCCTGCAGGACCGGAAGCAGCTCAG GCTCTGGCAGAGAGTGAAAAATGTCTTGCAGACTTGGCTGCAGACCAGCGGAAAAGAGGAAATGGATAACAGAGCAGTTTGTCAACAGGTGAAGGAG CTTGAGGAGCGCATCGAGAGATTGTCCTTTGAGCTGGGAACACGAAGGCTGACGATGCGTTTCCACGCGGAAAGGCTACAACATTTACAAGCTGTCCTCGACTGCTCGGGGTTTTCTTCTCTTTGTCGACAAGCGCGGATGTGA
- the sfi1 gene encoding protein SFI1 homolog isoform X5, which translates to MSLQIEKKRRIQKAQEFDDKRRMRQIWDKWKIFIQRNRQKSRARQIAQEQHRRTRLLSVWCLWKMRLQEHQNICTMGDQGLMHGGLNLHSKAFLQQKELQSAPCPKIQKESEASLHFSSTATKKSLHEWQSVVSCQQHQKPFKAVAKHLACLHLMRRSWSVWRHEWDRKQKEEERLQASGQLAGRASQRRALLHWKAYVTWRKQKADKGQMASQHHHHRLQRALLQGLSLNVSQNKAKRLNNNTAVQHLHRTVLNKHWKLWKERLEETEDKPFQALTDLALTNYRTHLLSRCFDHWSEKFAHQRHMQELEWRADVWFEEHLLAHYFNSWCKYILQRRMKKDRREKAVFYHKQRLCTWVLCTWRQQSENHKDEMLSLRIAILHEEQGHVQRAWARWRKRTKQLQEKHQQASERHYPQSLPHVSLEQREDATSEFQARTNDRQACRQGELYNVRWALDRWKKFVQRQKLTKVQRCHENRIGKHSFEPWKLHDTLKTFEPTERALWHWALTLQAKMLYGWRLWVIKKRRKKVEAFEAARVNKIQPQKVFLALGEELKDGVSGRHQKGKVLNSPQSSFNQVELLRRERISTEKARKHYNSKLLCKALRAWKTQHQTRLKYQGMKRQGILLLRLKMYRTYFALWRRKLQFKLKVSEQTEQALWHWALTLQAKVLHAWRLWAAEQRRRKTEGGEAARVVEDHPQGAGMTRVMTDSKPVNDIRRSLQELGTQREEEPACSQWEEKQRLHIQKVVKCCAMRWKRRALCKPLKKTVTFCNPDPKPVSRSDTEESDTDDSELIHPIMRRQTRRCEELFEASLSVLPYDGCQHSAGAAQQLREHISSSRTALLALSSSPLRRPFIPFSGDERLVPPQKAPISITDRTQAQRELLMPPTAFMSTENRGQWGRASVLTMEPSIEHFSSQPSDVHARELSGESATNRSSSLISELMSIQQDMKSFLQDRKQLRLWQRVKNVLQTWLQTSGKEEMDNRAVCQQVKELEERIERLSFELGTRRLTMRFHAERLQHLQAVLDCSGFSSLCRQARM; encoded by the exons ATGTCACTGCAAATAGAAAAGAAGAGGCGAATTCAAAAAGCTCAAGAATTTG ACGATAAGCGCCGTATGCGTCAGATTTGGGATAAGTGGAAGATTTTCATCCAAAGAAATCGGCAGAAAAGCAGAGCACGTCAAATAGCTCAAGAGCAACACAGGCGGACTCGTCTTCT TTCAGTATGGTGTTTGTGGAAGATGAGGCTCCAAGAGCATCAAAACATTTGCACTATGGGTGACCAAGGCTTAATGCACGGAGGATTGAATCTACATAGCAAG GCATTTCTTCAGCAAAAAGAGCTGCAATCTGCTCCTTgtcccaaaatacagaaagaaTCTGAagcttcacttcacttcagcaGCACAGCGACAAAGAAATCATTGCATGAGTGGCAAAGCGTCGTCTCCTGTCAGCAGCACCAGAAACCATTTAAAG CCGTAGCAAAGCACCTCGCCTGTCTTCACCTGATGAGGCGGAGCTGGAGTGTGTGGAGGCACGAGTGGGATCGCAAACAGAAGGAGGAAGAACGTTTGCAAGCTTCAGGGCAGCTGGCAGGTCGGGCATCTCAGCGGCGAGCCCTCCTGCACTGGAAGGCAT ATGTGACATGGCGCAAACAAAAAGCCGATAAGGGCCAAATGGCAAGTCAACATCACCACCATCGCTTGCAG CGTGCTTTACTTCAGGGTCTATCTTTGAACGTGTCCCAGAACAAAGCTAAACGGCTAAATAACAATACTGCAGTTCAACATCTTCACCGGACT GTCCTAAATAAACATTGGAAGCTGTGGAAAGAGCGACTGGAGGAGACTGAAGACAAACCTTTCCAAGCTCTGACAGACCTGGCATTGACCAACTACAG GACGCATCTGTTGAGTCGCTGTTTTGACCACTGGAGCGAGAAATTTGCACACCAAAGACATATGCAG GAGCTGGAATGGCGTGCTGATGTTTGGTTTGAAGAGCACCTTTTGGCCCATTATTTCAATTCGTGGTGTAAATATATTCTGCAGAGAAGAATGAAGAAGGACAGGAGAGAGAAGGCAGTTTTCTACCATAA ACAGCGCCTGTGCACTTGGGTGTTGTGCACCTGGCGGCAACAGTCAGAGAACCACAAGGACGAGATGCTGTCGTTGCGAATA GCCATTCTCCACGAAGAGCAAGGCCACGTGCAGAGAGCCTGGGCTCGATGGAGGAAACGGACGAAGCAGCTGCAGGAGAAGCACCAGCAGGCGTCTGAACGTCATTACCCGCAAAGTCTTCCCCACGTCTCGTTGGAGCAGAGGGAAGACGCCACCAGTGAGTTCCAGGCCAG GACCAATGACCGGCAAGCTTGTCGCCAGGGTGAACTTTACAACGTCAGATGGGCTTTGGATAGGTGGAAAAAG TTTGTTCAGAGACAGAAATTGACAAAGGTTCAGCGGTGCCACGAAAACAGAATTGGCAAGCACAGCTTCGAGCCCTGGAAG CTCCACGACACACTCAAAACATTTGAGCCGACAGAACGAGCACTTTGGCATTGGGCCCTCACTCTTCAAGCCAAG ATGCTGTATGGGTGGAGGCTGTGGGTCATAAAGAAGCGCAGGAAGAAGGTGGAGGCGTTTGAAGCTGCTCGGGTGAACAAAATCCAGCCGCAGAAG GTGTTCCTGGCCTTGGGAGAAGAATTAAAGGATGGGGTTTCTGGCCGGCACCAGAAGGGAAAAGTACTCAACAGTCCTCAGAGTTCTTTCAATCAAG TGGAGTTGCTGCGGAGGGAGCGAATAAGCACGGAAAAAGCCCGGAAGCATTACAACTCCAAACTGCTGTGCAAAGCGCTGAGAGCGTGGAAGACGCAGCACCAAACCCGCCTCAAATATCAG GGGATGAAACGACAAGGAATCTTGTTGCTGAGACTGAAGATGTACCGGACCTACTTTGCACTCTGGAGGAGGAAG CTCCAGTTCAAACTCAAAGTGTCTGAGCAGACCGAGCAAGCGCTCTGGCATTGGGCCCTCACTCTTCAAGCCAAG GTGCTGCACGCGTGGAGGCTGTGGGCCGCAGAGCAGCGTAGGAGGAAGACGGAGGGGGGGGAAGCCGCTCGGGTGGTTGAAGACCACCCGCAGGGTGCGGGCATGACACGCGTCATGACAGACAGCAAACCCGTGAATGACATCAGAAGGAGCCTGCAAGAGCTTGGAACACAACGAGAAGAAGAACCAGCGTGTTCACAATGGGAGGAAAAA CAAAGGCTCCATATTCAGAAGGTGGTGAAGTGTTGCGCAATGAGGTGGAAGCGGCGGGCCCTTTGCAAGCCACTAAAAAAGACGGTGACCTTTTGTAATCCTGATCCGAAACCTGTTTCTCGATCTGACACGGAGGAAAGCGACACAGACGACAGTGAGCT AATCCATCCCATAATGCGACGCCAGACTCGACGCTGCGAGGAACTGTTTGAGGCCTCACTGAGCGTATTGCCATATGACGG CTGTCAACATTCTGCCGGAGCAGCCCAACAACTGCGGGAGCACATTTCTTCATCCCGGACGGCTCTACTTGCACTGTCATCCTCTCCCCTCCGTCGTCCTTTCATTCCGTTCAGCGGAGACGAGCGTCTTGTGCCACCCCAGAAAGCTCCCATTTCCATCACGGACCGGACTCAGGCACAGCGTGAGCTGCTAATGCCTCCCACTGCTTTCATGAGCACAGAAAACAGAGGACAG TGGGGACGTGCCAGCGTTCTAACAATGGAACCCAGTATAgaacatttttcatcacaacCTTCAG ACGTACACGCGAGAGAACTTAGCGGAGAGTCGGCGACCAATCGAAGCTCATCGCTGATAAGTGAGCTGATGAGCATCCAGCAGGACATGAAGAGCTTCCTGCAGGACCGGAAGCAGCTCAG GCTCTGGCAGAGAGTGAAAAATGTCTTGCAGACTTGGCTGCAGACCAGCGGAAAAGAGGAAATGGATAACAGAGCAGTTTGTCAACAGGTGAAGGAG CTTGAGGAGCGCATCGAGAGATTGTCCTTTGAGCTGGGAACACGAAGGCTGACGATGCGTTTCCACGCGGAAAGGCTACAACATTTACAAGCTGTCCTCGACTGCTCGGGGTTTTCTTCTCTTTGTCGACAAGCGCGGATGTGA